The DNA region TCTTCCTAATATAATAGATATAGCTTGAATTATTGATATTGTGGGTCTTGATATAGGTATATGTGTGTTTATGTGCATAATAAATTTATACACATACATACtataaaacatacatataaactcgagattgaattatttaaaattcaagttaatttgtttaattaattcaaatgataaaatcttaacaataattaattaaccaataaTTAGTATGGATTTTCGAAAATAAATAAgcaatcatgatatttactttatataagaaataagaaatgaaTAAGTAAACTGAGTAGCTCGTGAATAAGCTCGAGTTCGCTCAGAAAATAAATGAGCTAAGCTTGAAGAGCTCGATCGGCTCgtgtttgaaataaaattaaatgaacaaagCTTGAACATTCAATACTCAGCTTGTTAGCTAGAGACCCAAGTTTATTTGCAACAAATAAAGACTACCGAAAATACTTGTTACAGACTTACAGTGCAGTTACTTATGCGTGATAGCTGTGGTATAGCAATTGAGGTATGTAAAAAACTCGTTCCCAGATTAGGGGGAAACAAGAGAGTGACTATTAATGCTTTAACATCTAAGATTAGCTTCATTATTTCCTCAAATAgcagaaaaaggaagagaaatttagttcctttttttttttttcaactatttgGTGTTGAAATAATTCAGTTATAAATATCTTCCTTTTGCTCTTTCTTCTCAAAACCCAGATGATATATAATGCGAAATACTAACCTCATCTTTGATATTTGAAGAGACGTCTAGATATCCCTCCATATCCATATCACTGACTACTGGATCATTGACATTATAGACAGTGTTGGCTTCTGTAGTAAACTTCCCCGGTTCCTGTTTTATATATGTTACAAATGAGCATATGTTAGTCAAGTCATCTGTTGTTTCCTCACtccttttcaattaaattaaaaaaagaaaaagaaaaaaaaaaaagtctttctTTGGCGTATGCTTGAACGATATACTTATTAAAACGATACAAATTATGTTAATTGGTAAAAACTATATAATTAGGAATACTATGCAATAGCAGTCAAATAAAACAAGATGTAGCATGtccagaaaacaaaacaaaataaggaaCTAATTCTATAGAAACTTCATAGCTATTTCAGGAAAGATGCATGCAAAAAGATACTGTTTCTTCTGGTACCATGGTTCCAGGTATACTATTGCTGTCCTGTACTGGTTTTGATAGGCCAGTGCTGGCTTGGGATTCACCTTCAATGGCTTGATAAGattttgaattttcctttccttccttGTCATTAACCATGGGTTCCCTCAAGTTGTCAACAGTGTTGGTTTCTTCAGTAGACTTCTTTGTAGGAATAGATGGTTCCTATTCAATATGAGGTGTAACCATAATTCAAAccatatatttcaattttcaatgaGAATTACAGCTCTTATGCATGCATAATCCTGATATTTTCTTGGTATGAAGGCAACAAAAACAGATATATCAGATGGTAGCATGGTATACATGTgagatatatgtatatattcttTCTTGATCTAATATATGCACAAAAGAATTCTTCATTGCAATAGGAATACTAACCAGCAAATTTTCAAAGCCATGATCGTTCGTTGGTTGAGCATGTGTATCCTCCACAAAATGCTGTGCATTTTGAGGTGCAGCCAGTGTAAAATTCAAAAGTAGTTGTTCATCCAACGTATCTGTTTTTGCAGTGTTTTCCAAATTTTGACTTGAATTCGATGAGAAGGCTTGATCAATTGGGATCTTTTCTGGTAATTCGGACTTTGGTGACGAGGATGAACTGGAGTTGATAGGGACCTCTTCAATCACCAACTCTTGCGACGAAGCTGATGCAATGTAATCATCAGAATTTTGGTTTACTCCAGAAGCTTCCCTTGCCATGATACTTTGTTCACCAACACTTTCTTGAATTGATTTCAAGTTGCTTTTGACCTCATTAACCACGGGTTCTCTCAAGCTGTCAACACTGTTGGTTTCTTCAGCTGACTTCTCTGAAGGACTAGATGGTTCCTGTTCAATGAGGTGCAATTATAAATCAGACTCTTTGAATTTTCAATGAGCATTACTGCTCCCATCATATCCTCATATTTCTTGTTATGGAAGCAACAATAACATATAAGTTTGATGGTAGCATGGTATGCATGTGTGAAAGAAAGTTATATTCTTTCTTCATCTAATATGTATGcacaaaatatttattcatTCCAATAAGAATACTAACCagcaaattttcaaaaccatgaTCGCTAGTTGGGTGAGCATGTGTATCCTCCACAATATGTTGGGCATTTTGAAGTGCAGACAGTACTGTTAAATTCAGAAGTGATTGTTCATTCAATGTATCAGTTTTTACAGTGTTTTCCAAATTTTGACTTGAATTCGATGAGGAGGCTTGATCAATTGGGATCTTTTCTGGTAATATGGACTTTGGTGATGAGGATGAACTTGAGTTGATAGGTACCTCTTCAATCACCAACTCTTGCGATGAAGCTGATGCAATGTGATCATCAGAATTTTGGTTTACTCCAGAAGCTCCACTTGCCATGATATTTTGTTCATCAATAGTTTCTTGAAATGATGTCAGGTTGCTTTTGACCTCATTAACCACGGGGTCTCTCAAGCTGTCAACACTGTTGGTTTCTTCAGCAGACTTCTCTGAAGGACTAGATGGTTCCTGTTCAATGAGGTTCAATTATAAATCAGACTCTTTGAATTTTCAATGAGCATTACTGCTCCCATCATATCCTCATATTTCTTGTTATGAAAGCAACAAAAACAGACAAGTCAGATGGTAGCATGGTATGCATGTGTGAAAGAAAGATGCATCTTTCTTTATCTAATATATGcacaaaatatttattcatTGCAATAGGAAACTGACCAGCAAATTTTCAGAACCATGATTTTTAGTTGGGTGAGCATTTGTATCCGCCACCACATGTCGTGCATTTTGAGTTGCAGTCAGAGTTAAATTCAGAAGTATTTGTTCCTCCAATGTATCAGTTTTTGCATTGTTTTCCAAATTGTGACTTGAATTTGATGAGGAGGCTTGATCAATTGAGATATTTTCGGATAATACGGACTTTGGTGATGAGGATAAACTTGAGTTGATAGGGACCTCTTCAACCGCAAACCCTTGTGGAAAAGCTGATGCAATGGGATCATTAGAATTCCGGTTTACCCCAGAAGCTCCACTTGCTATGATACTTTGTTCATCTACACTCTCTTGAATGAGTTTCAAGTTGTCTTTGGACTCATTAGCCTTGTGTTCTCTCAAGCTGTCAACACTGATGATTTCTTCAGTTAAGTTCTCTGAATGACTAGATGGTTCCTGCTCAATATGAGGTGCAAGTATAAATCATACTATTTCAACTTTCAATGAGCATTACTGCTCCAATGCATACCCTAATTATAAAGGGAGCAAAAACAGGTAAGTTAGATGGTAGAATGATAGAGAAGTGCaacacatctcaaattttcttctcaaaagttAGTTCCTAAATGATATGTCACCATGTTATGAGATTTATTACTTTGGGAAGTGTGTTATCAACTCATGGGATGgagacacatcatttgagagccaacttttggaacaaaaatttggaatgtttagcatttctcagcATAATATGcctatgtgtgtgtgtgagagagagagagagagagagagagcgaaagtcTTTCTTGATCTAACATGcacaagattttttcttttttacgcACAAGAATATTTACTCATTGCAACAGGAATACTAccagaaaattttcaaaatcaagatttttaGTTGGGTGAGCAATTGTATCCTCCGCCATATGCTGTGCATTTTGAAGTGCAGCCGGAGTTAAAATCAAAGGTGGCTGTTTATCCAATACATTAGCTTCTTCAGTGTTTTCCAAATTTTGACTTGAATTCGATGAGGAGGCTTGATCAATTGGGATCTTTTCTGCTAATACAGACTTCGAAGATGAGGATGAACTCGAGTTGATAGAGACCTCTTCAATCACCAACTCGTGTGGTGCAGCCGATGCAATGGGATCATTAGAATTCCGGTTTACCCCAGAAGCTCCACTTGCTATGACACTTCGTTCATCTCCACTCTCTTGAATTGATTTCAAGTTGTCTTTGTCCTCAGTTGGCTTTGTCATGTTCACAGTGCCCTCATCTTCGGTTAGCTTTACTTGATTTCCTCCAACATCTTCAATAGGCTTTGAGTTATTATTCCCGTCAATTGGTTTTGCAGAGTCCAATAAGGCCTGATTCTCAATAGGCTTTTCAGTGTCTTGCTTGTTCACTAGCTGCCATCCACCATCTGTGCTTTCATTCATCTTCAATTCTTCCATGTCTATATGATTAACATCATAAACAGCGTTCACCCCCTTTTTAGTCATGTCATATAAATCCTGTTTAACATTCCAAAGTTACAATGGTAAGAATAataatttacttctttttttttttttttttgggtcttgaATGAGATAGTATTACCTAGTTTTGgtcctaaaaaatatataatgatattCTGAGAAAGAGGTTTTGAATGTGATTTGATAATTTATCCTACTATGACCTTTGATTTCAGCATGATTGATGTTTCAACCtcttaaaatttgaacttttgtGATATTGGAAAATGTTAAGAGACCAAAAATAGTACTTTGTAATGGCATAAAAATGACTAGCTGACCTCTGGTTTTTCAGAATAAACTTCATCAAGTGAATGAGCCACCAAATTCTCCATCAAATGCATTTCTCTTTTCAGATTTTCAGATGAAGACGGATTTGAAGAATTAGAAGACTTGGATTTGGGTTCCCCAACTTTTTCCAGTACTTGTTGGACATCAGCATGGATCTTATGCTCGATGTTTACTGACTGAGCTTGACTCTCTCCAGATATGTCAACTGTTGAAGATGACAATGAACTGGTGTCAGTTGATTCTTGATCTATCTGTTGTGGATGTTTGGATGACACAACATCCTTAGAATTATTGTCGACTTCTGACAATCCTACTTCTACAATATCCTCCTGACTGACTGCATATATTCCTCTTGATCTCGATTCATCTTCTTCTACTCCAGATTGGTGGGATGAGGCTCCTGCCCACATTATTTCTTCACTACCTTCAGTTTCCTCATCAAATGTCATGGATTCTCCATCAATAAGTGAAATTGTTCCGTCAACTGTCCGTGGAGACGAACCAACTTCTGAGACCTCCACCTCCATGTCAGAAGCTATGGAATTGGCCTGAGTATGACTAAATCCCTTACCTGTAAAAAAATTACAGTCTTCTCTCCTGTTTTTGTCATCTGCTGATGGACTAGAATCATATGAAGGTTCACTTGCAGGCTCAGCTATTGAACTCCTTATGGACATTTCAGCAGGATTTGATTCTACATTTTCTGAAACTTCAGCTCTGTAAGCATTCATTATGTGTTCATGTTCTTCATCTGAAGAAAATGAGTTTGACTCATCACTGCTATCTTCAATTAAATCCGTCTCCATGTCAACTTCACGTTTGTTACTTAAGATTGACTCCATGCCATGAGATGTTTCCATCTCCTTCTCTCCTTTGATGTCAATCATGCTATTTTTAGTAAGTATTTCCTCTTCATGTTCGATTCCCACCGAGTTTATTACCTGATTGTGAGCTAGGGTTCCAGCTTCAACAAGATCACAAATGCTATCAACACGGGAAATGCGGCGGCCACCTTCTTTATTTAATAGCTGTTCAATTAGCTTATCATGATCTCCAAAATCTGCGAGGGAAAAAGATTATATTGGCTTAGAATTAGAAGCAGAAGTTACCTCAATTTTTCTTATCATAGGTTGAATTAAGAATAGTAAGTAACAAATAtctaaaaatggaaaaactgGTCTTACTTGAGTGCCTTTTGAATCTCGAGTATCCTGGTCCCTCCAGGGCCCCCTTCTCTGTAACAAAAAGGGGGACGAACTTTGTGTCTCGTCGATCTTGCTTGGTTTCCATTGGTAAAGAAGGCCCCAGACTGAAGCTTTCATGCCTGCAGTATAACATATCTTTATGAGCTGACATGAATTCTTGATCAAAACTGTCTCCCATGAGATTGGGCTTTTCTTCAAGGGGGTCATAGGGAATGTCAAATGGGTTTCTTGTTGGTAACAAAATTGAAGGGGCTGAATCAGGCATTTCTAAGCGTTCAATTTCATCTAGAATGTTTGGGACACCAATAGGGTTGTTTCTTGCAACAAAAATTGGGGCAACTTGACTTGGAGGAATATTACTGTCTAAGTCAATCGAACCTCTCTCAACCTGCATTCTGCGTAGCTTTTTTGCTCTTCGTTTTGCAATTAGACTTTCCAGCCTCCTGTTCCTTTCTATCTCAGAAATCCCCAGATCCATAAGATTTCTCTGATCATCCTCTGTCCACTCCACAGCCTGATTCCCATCTTCGTGCGCCTCTTCTTCATCgtcatcgtcttcttcttccGTGTTGTCTGCCTCTAACTCAATACCACCAACATCAAATTTATGAAAACGTGCAGAGTCCAAGAATGCAGAATAATGTTCATCAAGATTTTGGATACCTTTAGATTTTGAATAATTAGCCGAGGAACTCTCTCCATGCTCAAAAGAATAACTTTCTTTCTCCTCAATGGCAGTTTTACCAATTGGATACTCATTAGAAGCTGCCTGTAAAACCTTATCTTCTTCCTTCTTACCACCCTGTAGATCCAATTCTTTGTTCTTCTCTTTAACATTTCGTCGAACACTTGTTTGATTGCGTAAGGAAGAGTAATAATTTCTATTGACAGCAATACCATATTCAACAGAGCCAGACCTTTTATGTAACGTTACATTGTTCCTTTCCTCATCTCCTTTGACAACGTTGGACTGTTCCGAAGTCCAAAAGACTCTAAGAAGAATACAAATACAGACAAGAAATGGGGAAGAGTAGGCCAAAAAGCTGAGGATGGAAGGAAGAAATACATATACAAGGAGggataaaaagaaagaaccaGAAACAAATGGATGCTTTTGTACAAATCTGTGACTGGTCTTGATGGAAAACTCAAGGATTCTACATAAACAAACTACAATATCCTCTGCATTAACACCCATGTCTATTTCTTTCAGTGATCTACAATGGAATAATCcacatttggaagaaaataagaattGGGTAATTGAGAACCAACTGAAAAAGATCAATGCTCAATAAAAAATGCAGAGTTGGGGttgattttttgaaagaaaacttgaACAAATGTGATGAACAAAtgaagaggaaagaaagaaaagagtggtCAAAATCTTTGCTGTGTTCCCCCAGCTTTGGATTGGGATGTCTATTTTTAGGAACATTTGTTTGGCTAAGAGCGTTTGGAGATCCTCGGATTCTGGAATCTGGAGTTTTACATTCTATTTATCTTCCTAAGTTCATGGGATAATGAAGACAAAATAGAAAACAGGTATCTGAAGGTGGTTAGTAAAAAGAACATATTTGTCTCACATGACCTCGTGGTTTTCGATAATCAAAAGTTACTCCCCGAAGAGTTGAGATTTTCGGGCGTGGccaattataattattattattattattattattaaattgaagaagagaaatattaaaggaaaatttaaatttaaaatattagcgctaaatttgagatattagcactaaatttgaggcattagcaccaaatttaggatgatcgaatcccttttAGGTGATAcaaatccctaaagggttaatctcccacccctaaattttagttttgaatataaaaacaagttttgaggcattaaaaattaaatattaatttataaaaatttaactaaccaatttattattatttttttaatatatgtcataCGCTAGGCTGCCTTTTGGTAGCTGCATAGCAGGACTCCTCCCCGAAAGATGACTTTAAGGAGTTCTACTATGCAGCTGCCAAAATTTGGCAGCCTAGCGTaggacaaatattaaaaaaaaataataaaaaaaagttttgttatttttttttttgttaaatttttatgaattaatatttagtttttaatgcctcaaaatttacttttagatttaaaattaaaacctatgggTAGAAGgttctaatacctcaaatttagtactaatacttcaaatttggattcccctttaatatctctcttcttcaatttttttttttaaaaagtcgTCAAATGTCTGACGCATGAGGCAGCCGGAAATCTCTATTCGACTTTAagacctgtttgagattgtgtttgtaAACCTCAAAAGTGTATTTAACACCCTAAAATCTTGCTTAAAgtaaaaaaacacatgtttggtaaaaaaaaattcaaagcactTTTGATagtcaaaaagtctaaaaatgaaaaaaatacacacttttggcaaaagcttaaaaatgaaatttttgcccaaaaacgctttttaacttaaaagctctattgagattttgtttgaaaaatagaggttttaagtaaaaaaaaaaaaactattttttggcaaaaactttatttgtaaacttttgtcaaaagtgcgtttacctttttttttttttttgattgaacctttaaaaacgctttcaattttttttataccaaacgggtattttttttttaaacagactttttgaatgttaaatgtACTTTTAAATCCCTCAAACGCACATCCAAACATGTCCTCAATCTTTGCACGATGAGATTGACTCAATTAAGGTCCCTTGCAAATTTGCAATtcaaaaaatgatcattttactcacaaaaaaaaaaaaaaaaaattggggggccAAACCATTCTTTAAAGTGATGGGTTACTCAAGGGTAAAAGTATAGTTAAGGGTAGGCCAACCATCCCCTCTCACCCTTTGAAGGTAGTGATTGGTGATCCTAAAATGGTAGTGTGACTACCTCCCAGTTGTTTGGGAGTAATCGTATCACCCTTGAACTCTCAAATAGTGGTTGCACCACCTTTGAGTGCTTGCGGAAACCTATTGAACCATCAATCACTCTTGATGGCTTCGAGGTTGTGTAACCATCCTTGAACCAATCACCCTAATCACTCTTTTGAGCCGATTGAACTTTCTCTCATAAGATTGAACATTCTCTTGTAAGATAAGACAGTGGTTGGCCACACCTGAAGGAAATGATCtagccaccctttttttttttttttttttttgttttaagacttgcttggctaaaattcaaactattcattttccttaATTGGAATTCCCCCACCTGAGAAAATCAATTTCTCTTTGTCATCCGCTTGGTTTCGATACTACGTGCTTTCAGAAATTTAGAGGCAATTACAAGCAATAATCATGTAAACAACTTCCAAAGTCACAATACCATGGGTTTTACCAGCCAAGGTTTTTGACTAAAAGGAGTTGGAGAAAGCAACATTCTATACCATGTGCCATACTTTTCCTTTAAAAGACACATCCAACTTTTTTGAAAATCTTAATTTGTCAATATATTATGAAgaatgttcttttctttttttaagtttgaaaatgtgttatgacgcaatataaaaataaaaaatgtttttgtgtttttaatagtatttttttttcttgcttgaattatttgttaacatttttttttataatccaTAAGGAAAAATGGGTTACAAGGGATCGTACAATAAAAGATGGGTGGACACCTCAACAATAAAGgcaataacataatatatacaAACACGTATTGTAGGCAATGAATCTATTAATAGTTTTAGAGGAACCAAAAACGATTTGAGCTTCTCCAAATGCATCACAAGGCGGTAACAAATGAGAAGCACCCTATAAGGAAATGGCAATAATCATCGTGAAGTGGTTGTCGTGAGGATAGTATTGCCAAAGACCGCGAGGATACTACTGAAGACCAACAAGCCAAAGTCTCCAAAGATATATCAAACCACATTAGGACAAGGAGACACAAACCCAAGACAAAAAACAGCAGcaacagaaacagaaaaataacaACAGAGAAGCTTaataacagaaaataagaaaacaatggaaaATACATAGTAAAGCTAAAAGCCAAAAAGCAACAGCAAAAACCCTTCGACAGCAGCAACGGCGAAGAGGAGCAGGGACGGGAGGGCAAGGGCCCGCCATGagacatttttttgtttataaaaaaaacaaggagCCAATTTCTGTCCATTCAGCCAAGCCCGAAAACCATTGCCTTAACCCGAGCCCAACTCTGACATCGTGTAGTGAAGCCCAATTACGTACAAAAATATCAGCTGGAGCCCCACCAATCATCAGCATCTTGCTCCTATACACGTGTCTCCTGATGCTGACCTCAGAACATCATTTCCACGTGGTCAGCGGCACAGACAATTCCTTctggaatattattttttcatttcactACAACTGCTGCGGATAACGTtaaccaaaagagaaaaaaaattaaaaaagaagaaaaaactaaaaatgaaattGACAGTTAGGATCTTCAACTTCGGCTTAATCGGACGGCCTGGAATCCAAGAAGAATTCTGGGTGCCTGTCTTTCTGTCTGTCTCTCTATCTGCTCCGACCTTAGCGATAGGCTATAGCACCCTTCGCAcatatatctctctctcaaGCGCACGCACCAAcatatacatacacatataGATATGTAATATAAACACACTATTTGAAAACTGATTTTGCTTTTTAGGGTTTCGAAATGTCATCGGTGGAGTCCTTACGTCCAATATTTCACCAAAACATCCATTTGAATTCGTATCAGAGACTCTATCATTGCCATGGATTACGCTTCTTTCGCTCTCAGTTCAAGGGTTTTCACCAAAACGCAAGCCGTTTTATCCCTAATTCTCTACCTTTTTCCTCAGCGGAACCGTACGGACCAGCGACCAGATTTTCGAAGAGTTCGGGGAGGTTCAATCTTTGGGGAGATTTCGGGTTCAGAAGGAATCGGATTCGGGCGAGTACTAAGGACAGCGATTCGGCGGCCGGTTCGAGCGGGACGAGCGAGAGCGAGAGCAACAAGAACTCGCAGAATTCGAGCTCTTCTTCGGCGTCGAATAGGCGAAAAGAGAAGCAAGGGAAAGGGAATGTGTGGTGGCCCAAAGGGAAAAAATGGCAGTGGCAGCCGATAGTTCAGGCTCAGGAGATTGGGGTTTTGCTCTTGCAATTAGGGATTGTGATTTTCGTTATGAGGTTGCTCCGCCCCGGGCTTCCGCTTCCGGGTTCGGAGCCTAGGACTCCGACGACCTTCATAAGCGTTCCGTACAGTGATTTTTTGAGCAAGATAAATAGCAATCAGGTGCATAAAGTCGAGGTTGATGGGGTTCACATTATGTTCAAGTTGAAGTCCGAGCCGGCAAGTCAGGAAATTGAGGTTGTGGGAGCGAGTAGCAGCAAGTTGCAGGAGTCCGAGTTGTTGCTCCGGAGCGTGGCGCCGACGAAGAGGATCGTGTACACGACGACGCGGCCGAGTGATATAAAAGCCCCGTACGAGAAGATGCTTGAGAATGCGGTGGAGTTTGGGTCACCGGATAAGCGGTCCGGTGGATTCTTGAACTCTGCATTGGTAAGCACATTTCGTTCTGTTATATCATGCTGTGATAGTGACGTAGTTTTAATGGTTAACATATCTTATTTTGCGCTAGCTGCTATGAACTCCGCTTCAGTTGTTTGTGACATGCTCAATGGTTCCTCGTGCCAAAACAATTGAACTATATATTGATTTTGTAGTATAATATTGTAAGGCTGGCAGCGAGAATTGATGAACAATAGAAATTAGTTATAGAAGGTTTCGAACATAAGAAATTCCAATCCGTTTGTTGAGCTAGAATTTAAAATGTTTGATGCTAATCCTACATAGTAGCCGATGTGTTGAGCTTCATACTGAAATATAATTCctttttttcatctattttaatgTTCATTTATATGGGAAGATAAGGTTAACAAGAACTTTTTTTTCCCAATGGTAGCTAGTTAATACATGTCTGTAACTTGAATCTTCTCGAGAATCCTGCTTTTTGCTGTGAGCACATAAGGACAGTTAATGTGAATTCACTGTCTTTGCTTTGGAAGTTTGTTTTGACTAAATAACAATCAGTACAAGGTTTCCTATTCTGAAtatatgaagttttttttttttttttttttgataagttgaaTATATGAAGTTTTCTTCGACTCAATAATAATCTAGGATAGCTTTCAATAGATTATAAGATTGTGTGGAAACTAAACACGGAAGGTTTCAAATATGACCATACCATATCATGTTTACCTATATTGCTAAATGAGACCCTAGATTAGTCCCTAAGGGCACGTTCAGTACATGCAATGGTCATTCTTTTAGGAATAGGAATGGGTATTACTGGGAATACAAGAAGTTGGAATGAAATGACCATTcctattcttttctttggtGACAACACATGATGCTCTCAatggaattaaatcaaaattcctACAATAcccaagattttattttattttattttatttttttgggtttgaagaaaaaacattgggttttttttggaaactcCATTATATTCGTCTAGGAATAGCCCTTAGAATGATGTGCAACCCTACAGAATAATCATTTCATTCCATGGGTTTATTCCGCATACCAAATGTGCCCTAAGTGTAGAACCATGTATTACTTTTCATCTGACATCCTTATCTGTGTTAACAAATGTTGACATGCATGAAAAGcctaaaagttaattaatttgcttTCTATGGAAAGTAGACAATTACCAAAGCAACGGGAAATATTTTTGCTAGTGGCCTAGTTTTTTGGGGCTGCTACATAGCATAAgtgtgacaattttttttttggcaacttaaattttctttcaaattgtttttGACTCCTACACCATCTGTATCTACAATTTGTATTGTATTGGAGTTTATTTCTTAGAAGATCAAAGCTTTATATCTTGACTTTGGACTGTTATTTGCAGATAGCTTTGTTTTATGTTGCTGTGCTTGCAGGACTTCTCCACCGGTTTCCTGTAAGCTTTTCTCAGGTATGAACCAGCatgcttctttttcttgtgcCTTGATGGTTGAAATAATGCTTCATGGCCCTCAGTGAATACATTCTTGTGTACAGCATACGACTGGTCAGATTAGGAACCGCAAATCTGGAGGTTCTAGTGGTGCAAAAGCATCTGAACAAGGTGAAATGATTACCTTTGCTGATGTTGCTGGTGTTGATGAGGCTAAGGAGGAGCTTGAAGAAATTGTGGTATGCTAGACTCTGCTCAGATTATTCTTTTATCAGCAAAAATTGTCAAGTTTTGTAGGAAGTCCTAAAGGGTTTTTacttactcctttttttttttccttaaaatctTTGTATGGCATTCATagtcttcttttttatttttttattttttttatttttatttataatgcTGATGCTTATTTGCCAGGAATTTCTTCGGAATCCAGATAGGTATATACGACTTGGTGCTCGACCACCTAGGGGTGTTCTCTTGG from Corylus avellana chromosome ca10, CavTom2PMs-1.0 includes:
- the LOC132163117 gene encoding uncharacterized protein LOC132163117; translated protein: MDLGISEIERNRRLESLIAKRRAKKLRRMQVERGSIDLDSNIPPSQVAPIFVARNNPIGVPNILDEIERLEMPDSAPSILLPTRNPFDIPYDPLEEKPNLMGDSFDQEFMSAHKDMLYCRHESFSLGPSLPMETKQDRRDTKFVPLFVTEKGALEGPGYSRFKRHSNFGDHDKLIEQLLNKEGGRRISRVDSICDLVEAGTLAHNQVINSVGIEHEEEILTKNSMIDIKGEKEMETSHGMESILSNKREVDMETDLIEDSSDESNSFSSDEEHEHIMNAYRAEVSENVESNPAEMSIRSSIAEPASEPSYDSSPSADDKNRREDCNFFTGKGFSHTQANSIASDMEVEVSEVGSSPRTVDGTISLIDGESMTFDEETEGSEEIMWAGASSHQSGVEEDESRSRGIYAVSQEDIVEVGLSEVDNNSKDVVSSKHPQQIDQESTDTSSLSSSTVDISGESQAQSVNIEHKIHADVQQVLEKVGEPKSKSSNSSNPSSSENLKREMHLMENLVAHSLDEVYSEKPEDLYDMTKKGVNAVYDVNHIDMEELKMNESTDGGWQLVNKQDTEKPIENQALLDSAKPIDGNNNSKPIEDVGGNQVKLTEDEGTVNMTKPTEDKDNLKSIQESGDERSVIASGASGVNRNSNDPIASAAPHELVIEEVSINSSSSSSSKSVLAEKIPIDQASSSNSSQNLENTEEANVLDKQPPLILTPAALQNAQHMAEDTIAHPTKNLDFENFLEPSSHSENLTEEIISVDSLREHKANESKDNLKLIQESVDEQSIIASGASGVNRNSNDPIASAFPQGFAVEEVPINSSLSSSPKSVLSENISIDQASSSNSSHNLENNAKTDTLEEQILLNLTLTATQNARHVVADTNAHPTKNHGSENLLEPSSPSEKSAEETNSVDSLRDPVVNEVKSNLTSFQETIDEQNIMASGASGVNQNSDDHIASASSQELVIEEVPINSSSSSSPKSILPEKIPIDQASSSNSSQNLENTVKTDTLNEQSLLNLTVLSALQNAQHIVEDTHAHPTSDHGFENLLEPSSPSEKSAEETNSVDSLREPVVNEVKSNLKSIQESVGEQSIMAREASGVNQNSDDYIASASSQELVIEEVPINSSSSSSPKSELPEKIPIDQAFSSNSSQNLENTAKTDTLDEQLLLNFTLAAPQNAQHFVEDTHAQPTNDHGFENLLEPSIPTKKSTEETNTVDNLREPMVNDKEGKENSKSYQAIEGESQASTGLSKPVQDSNSIPGTMEPGKFTTEANTVYNVNDPVVSDMDMEGYLDVSSNIKDEEPSNHLQVKSAPES